The Mastacembelus armatus chromosome 13, fMasArm1.2, whole genome shotgun sequence DNA segment AGCTGAAAACAGGATAATGggtcattaaaaatacattctgCTCACCTTCATTTCAATAATTGTTTCTTGACATAAAAATTTACTATGAGGATTAACTCACCCAAATGGGCTTTACTTACTTTCCAGTGAGGTTAACAGCCTTGACCTCAACATAAACACTGGTTCGTAGCTGAAGTCCTGTTGAGGGTACCACTAAAGGGTGGGCATAGTCGGAGTCCTGGAGAAGCAAAGtgttaaagtaaaataagtaggacaaatagtttttttatgtgtgtctaAGTTAGCTGAACACTAACTTGTACTTACGTTAAAAACAGCCATTTTAAGTGTATCAATGAAGGTTCCATTGTTATCTGTGGTTGCTACTGAAACTGAcgagctgaaaagaaaaattatgtaaaatagagaaaaaaaaaaaaacgcacaaAGTTTCGGATTTACTGTATGCATGTTGTGTTGCCTCTGTCAAAATGCAATAGTTTGTAACCAAGCCTTTTTGTACAGACTAAGCATCCCTAATTACTCACGCCACAATTGGTGTGTTGTTGAGCAGATACTCCAGGGGGTAGCGGCAGGAGAAGTGATAGTAAAGGTCTGTGGAGTAGCTGATCAGTCCCTGGTCAGATTTGGGTGTGTCAATGTACCCTCTGATGATAAGTGACTGGATTTTTAGGAAACTGCTGAAGGGACCTGTGGGATCTGGGATCTCATCCACTatctaaaaacaacaataacagacAATTCATTACTTCAACTTCTTTTATGTTGCCAAATAATTCTACATCAAGTGTTGAGCATCTAACAACTGTAGTTCCAGAGTCCATACAGTTGTCgtttttctttctaatctctCATCATCAAACAACATTATTCAGCATATAGCACACACATTCTGACCTGGATAGACTGACGACAGGGGTTATCCTGACTATCGTTAACAGGAATCTGGTAACGGATGACTGGAGGAGACACGCTGGTGATGACAGAGCCCTGGCactgtgtgttgttgtggtttCCATTCAGAGCCAGATCGGTGCTGTTGAAGCCTCCCCACTGAGCCGTACACAGGTTGACCTCCAGAGTGATCATGCTGGCACCACAGTCAACTGACAGgtctgtgttgtctgtgcaACAGGGATAAATAAGAAACTAATGACTTTAAGGAATAGCAGTGATTTAGATTTAAATAATGAGATGCTGGTTTTAAGTTTTCTTTTGAACTAGAGGGGAAGTTAACATAATGACCTGGTTGCTGCAGAAATGGAGAAGAAAATATTAAGCAGGGAAAAAGTTATCACAAATCAcctctgtatttatttgttctgatataaaacaaaataatttgactcaatgaaaaaaaaaaaaatagttaaGCTACCGGGAGTCCTCTGATACTGAGAAGAGCAGTTGTAGAGACACAGGGCAGGTTGCAGGAATACAACCAGTAGagggagacaaagacaaagaatcATGTTGTCTGGAGGCAGCTTATACAGGCTGATCAGTCCTGTATTTATGTGgatgaaaaaaattaattaattaaaaaccaTAACTATCAAATAGTcatcattttggaaaaaaaaatagtggaCTAGAGAAAATATCATTTCAAAATTCATATCAAATTatgctgcacattttgttttgcctACCTCAAATGTTTGATACTTAAATATTTatctgaaatgtaatttcaaaatCAATGAATTGCAAACAAAGGTTTGACGAATATTGGCAACCTGAAGAGGGTCTTACCTTGCTGGTGAGCGGGTGTTTGTCACAGCAGTACTCAGTCGATGTAGCTTTTATAGTGGTTGACAGCATCAAGAAACTTAATACCAGAAATCTGTAACACTCAAGACCTCCCTCCTAGTAATTATAAATGCTtatgctctctcacacacacacacacacactttcttcaTGTTTCTACTGTGACTCCTCATTtagacagcagcagctcctgg contains these protein-coding regions:
- the LOC113138671 gene encoding zona pellucida-like domain-containing protein 1 isoform X1; the encoded protein is MILCLCLPLLVVFLQPALCLYNCSSQYQRTPDNTDLSVDCGASMITLEVNLCTAQWGGFNSTDLALNGNHNNTQCQGSVITSVSPPVIRYQIPVNDSQDNPCRQSIQIVDEIPDPTGPFSSFLKIQSLIIRGYIDTPKSDQGLISYSTDLYYHFSCRYPLEYLLNNTPIVASSVSVATTDNNGTFIDTLKMAVFNDSDYAHPLVVPSTGLQLRTSVYVEVKAVNLTGNFNILLDHCFGTPTPYSGLNTEQHNFFAGCAVDQRTDILVNGLSKVARFNFEAFRFVQHRDQAKSSIYVHCMLRLCEPSNCQELLSSCYSRRKRASIPFGEKTTESATMSVGPLYTAKEDSPQAAAYSNTVASGRDAVNVPGLVVGLVFGSAAATLLVLGGWFVLKKFYLVGRLHGCHS
- the LOC113138671 gene encoding zona pellucida-like domain-containing protein 1 isoform X2; this translates as MLSTTIKATSTEYCCDKHPLTSKYQRTPDNTDLSVDCGASMITLEVNLCTAQWGGFNSTDLALNGNHNNTQCQGSVITSVSPPVIRYQIPVNDSQDNPCRQSIQIVDEIPDPTGPFSSFLKIQSLIIRGYIDTPKSDQGLISYSTDLYYHFSCRYPLEYLLNNTPIVASSVSVATTDNNGTFIDTLKMAVFNDSDYAHPLVVPSTGLQLRTSVYVEVKAVNLTGNFNILLDHCFGTPTPYSGLNTEQHNFFAGCAVDQRTDILVNGLSKVARFNFEAFRFVQHRDQAKSSIYVHCMLRLCEPSNCQELLSSCYSRRKRASIPFGEKTTESATMSVGPLYTAKEDSPQAAAYSNTVASGRDAVNVPGLVVGLVFGSAAATLLVLGGWFVLKKFYLVGRLHGCHS